A single Cucumis melo cultivar AY chromosome 4, USDA_Cmelo_AY_1.0, whole genome shotgun sequence DNA region contains:
- the LOC103486680 gene encoding aluminum-activated malate transporter 8-like, with the protein MGIQLKNKAMEVALKIKKLGQDDPRRIIHSIKVGVALTLVSLFYYWKPLYDGFGASGIWAVITVVVIFEFTVGATLSKGLNRGLGTMLAGALGVGVDYLANLSGQKGEPFVLGIFVFLIAASATFSRFFPGIKARYDYGVLIFILTFSMVSVSGYRVDEFLTMAHQRLTTILVGGAICIIISIVVCPVWAGETLHNSIISNINKLANYLEGFGGEYFHSSDEHVTVPEKDKSFLQEYKVVLNSKSTEDSMANFARWEPRHGNFGFRHPWKHYLKIGSFARQCAYHIEALNFHLSPHQLQEPSQFRRMMEVPCKTISSESGKALKALATAMKTMTDPSPSSQLHLNAAKSAVNDLKNTLKSGTAQISDDISNLLAIIPDATVASILIDIVKSVEDLSEAVAELSLKAKFKSVSPEKPQLLHKGTIKPFVEEDDNEAQQQPHVVITVSGIENNNNNEDLPVNKK; encoded by the exons ATGGGGATTCAATTGAAGAACAAAGCTATGGAGGTAGCCTTGAAAATCAAGAAGCTTGGACAAGATGATCCAAGAAGAATTATTCACTCCATTAAAGTTGGAGTAGCTCTTACTTTGGTCTCATTGTTTTATTATTGGAAGCCTCTCTATGATGGCTTTGGGGCCTCCGGGATTTGGGCTGTTATTACTGTCGTAGTCATCTTTGAATTTACTGTAG GTGCAACTCTTAGTAAAGGTTTGAATAGAGGTTTGGGAACAATGTTGGCTGGTGCTTTGGGAGTGGGAGTTGACTATTTAGCCAATCTCTCTGGACAAAAAGGAGAACCATTTGTTTTGGGCatctttgtttttcttattg CTGCATCAGCAACATTTTCAAGGTTCTTCCCTGGGATCAAAGCAAGATATGATTATGGAGTGTTGATATTCATATTAACTTTCAGTATGGTTTCGGTTTCGGGTTATCGAGTGGACGAGTTCTTGACGATGGCTCATCAAAGACTAACCACCATTCTTGTTGGTGGAGCCATTTGCATTATCATCTCCATTGTTGTTTGTCCAGTTTGGGCTGGAGAAACTCTTCACAACtcaattatttccaatataaaCAAGTTAGCCAATTATCTTGAAG GATTTGGTGGGGAATATTTTCACTCTTCAGATGAACATGTTACTGTTCCTGAAAAAGACAAATCATTCCTTCAAGAGTACAAAGTTGTTCTTAATTCTAAGAGCACGGAAGATTCCATG GCAAACTTTGCAAGATGGGAACCAAGACATGGAAACTTTGGGTTTCGTCATCCATGGAAACATTACCTGAAAATTGGATCCTTTGCTCGACAATGTGCTTACCATATTGAAGCTCTCAATTTTCACCTCTCCCCTCATCAACTCCAA GAGCCATCACAATTTCGAAGAATGATGGAAGTTCCATGCAAGACCATAAGTTCAGAATCAGGAAAAGCCCTAAAAGCCTTAGCCACAGCAATGAAGACGATGACTGATCCATCACCTTCATCACAGCTCCATCTAAATGCGGCAAAATCAGCCGTTAACGATCTGAAAAACACTCTGAAATCCGGCACAGCACAAATTTCAGACGATATTTCAAATCTTCTAGCAATAATTCCAGATGCCACAGTGGCTTCCATATTGATTGACATTGTTAAATCAGTGGAAGATTTAAGTGAAGCAGTGGCTGAACTCTCTCTAAAAGCTAAGTTCAAAAGTGTTTCACCAGAGAAACCTCAGTTGCTTCACAAAGGAACTATAAAGCCATTTGTAGAAGAAGATGATAATGAAGCACAGCAACAACCCCATGTTGTTATTACAGTCAGCGGAattgagaataataataataatgaggATTTACCTGTAAATAAAAAGTAG